agtgagtgagtgagtgagtgagtgagtgagtgagtgagaggtgtgtgtgtgggggggcagtggTGGGAAAGGCCCCTCCACCCAGAGCGTTGGAGGTTGAAGGCGGTCAGTAACTGTGAGCACAACAAAAAAAGGGGAGGGCACACGTATAGATATTTAAGATCCCCCAGCCACAGCTTTACTGAGGGAGCAAAGAGCCCGAGAAAGCAGTTGGCTAAAGGAAGCTTCACTTCAACCAGTCAGATTCCTAACTCAACTAATCCAATCCTGTTCTCTCAGTTTCTTCAAGACCTCTGGCACCGCTAAAGAATCAGACCTGACCAGGACAGCTTGTATTCAACCTGAGCAAGAGAAGAAAACTCATTTTAATATAGAAAATTGTAAAGATGTCTTTGCGGACGGTGGCTCTGAGTGTTACCCTCCTGCTGCTGGTGCTGACAGAAGCGTGGGCGCAAAACCCAAGGAAGAGGCTAGCGCCACCCAAGCCTCCAAAGGCGCAGTGCTGCGATGAAGTGCGCTCCCTGAAGGTGCAGGTGGCCAACCTGACCAGCCTACTGGAGGAGCTGGGCCGCAAGCAGGAGACAGACTTGATGAACGTAGTAAGGCAGATGATCGAGCTGGACAAGCAGAATCGACAGCAGGAGTCCCGCGTCACTGAGGCCGAGAGCAAGTACTCTGAGATCAATAACCAGGTGGAGATCATGCAGCTGCAAGCCGCCCAGTCCGTCACTCAGACCACATCAGGTAAGAACCTAAGTTGTggatattttaacatttctacaaacgtcaaagtgttttctttccaatggtaccaattatatgcatatccttgcttcagggtctGAGCTACaggtagtttactttgggcacgtcattcaggtggaaatggaggagaaaaggcgcctatccctaagaagttttaaaccCCTTTGATTTGTTCATTGCTCCTCAGCAACAAAGTAACAGAGGAACAAAACACTACTTTAGTGTGAATAAAACAATTAGTGTTGTTTTCATTAATTTCATTTTCATATATTTGCATTGTGAAAGTTTCAACTTCAGTGAATGTGATTctctaacttttttttaaatggactaaTTAGGCTAGTAGGGGTAAAACACATATTGTTTGTGTGAAAATAACAGCCTATGAGTAGTAGAAtgcagtagtacagtacagtagtgacTGTGACAAATGGCCAGAGTGGAAATCTGGCCAGCTCCACATGACAACCCCAATTCAGTTTACACGAGACGatacttctctctccctttctgtcgaTTGTTCAGCATCTGCTTCCAGACAGTCTCCACAGGTGTAAAAAATCATATCACTAGCTGCCATACATAAAACACTGCCATAAATACTGATAGCACACAcctgccactttatataatgtttacataccctacattactcatctaatatgtatatactgtactctataccatcaactgcatcttgcctatgccgttcggccatcactcattcatatatttatatgtacatattcttattcattcctttacacttgtgtgtataaagtagttgttgtgaaattcttaggttagattacttgttagatgttactgcatggtcagaactagaagcacaagcattttgctacactcgtattaacacctgctaaccatgtgtatgtgacaaataacatttgatttgatttaatgtcaGACACACAGGAAATGTGGTTGGTAAAAAAATGATCCTCTTTATGATCacctgtcataggcgtcgtaaggattggaccaaggcacagcgggtaaagtgctcatcttcttaatttatttaaaaaacacccaaaacaaaataaacaaacgatgaTAACAGTTCCaaaaggctcccaggctatacagaaaataaccacccaccaaaacacaagtgaaaacaaacccaactaaatatggcctccaattagagacaaccagctgcctctaattggaggtcattgccaaaaacccaacatagaaaaatatacacatacaaatagaaaatatagaacagaaagaaaaaaaacaccgaaccacacaaaacaatgacaaataaccccttttactggtcaggacgtgacagtcccccaccccccccaaaggtgcacaacccgaatgcacctcaaaaacaaaaaaacctactaaaacaaccccaaacttaaagggagggtggccaccgtcaacgacggtccctgtgctacacccccccttcccaatcctcccactacggaggtggctctggctctgggcgcagcTCCCATTcaggagactccgggctgaggggcgtcgcttgaggctcagggctgagcaggcgcactggaggctcagggctgagcaggcacactggaggctcagggctgagcaggcacactggaggcctgatgcgtggggctggctttggaggagcCAGACtattaacacgcacctcagggcgagtgcggagagcaggaacaggacgccccggactgggcaggcgcactggaggcctgatgcgtgggactggcataggaggccccagactagtaacacacacctcagggctagtgtggagagcaggaacaggcacagggtacactgggtcttggagacgcactggaggtctggagcgcacggcctgcacaacccgtcctggctggatagtcactgtagcccggcacgggcggagcgctggcacagggtgaactgggctgtgctggggaatgagggctgccgtgcgtagagcaggcgcaaggTAAACtggccgaggagacgcactggagaccagatccgttgtgccggcacacttcttcctggctgccggcTAACTCTCAcccggcaacgctgcggagcccttaTTGGTCGTACCGGACTGTGTGTGCGTATGGGTGACACCGTGCGCATTTCTGCGTAacaaggtgcttgcttgatccgtcgctctccataataagcacagggagttggctcaggtctccactctgactctgcccaactccccgtgtgcccccccaaacaaTGTTTGGGGGATGCCTCTCAGCCTCATGTTGCTCCCTTACTTTCCTCTCCCAGAAATGTCGttctgcctttgctgcctccagttcctccttcggtcgccggtactccccagGCTGGCTCCATGGACCCTTGCCATcaaggatctcctcccacgtccatgactccaaatatctctcctgctgctccttcttccgctgcttggtccttttttggtgggtggttctgtcataggtgtcgtaaggattggaccaaggcgcagcgggtaaagtgctcatcttcttaatttatttcaagaacactcaaaacaaaataaacaaaacgatgataacagttccataaggctcccaggctatacagaaaataaccacccaccaaaacacaagtgaaaacaaacccaactaaatatggcctccaattagagacaacgacaaccagctgcctctaattggcggtaattgccaaaaacccaacatggaAATAGAAaaatagatatacacatagaaatagaaaatataaaccaaaaacaccgaacctcacaaaacaaacaccccctgccacgccctgaccaaactacaatgacaaataacccattttactggtcaggacgtggcaacagtcagtcagtccgcAGTCAGAAAACAGAAAATCTACTTGAAAAAGCCCCTCACAGAAATATTAGCCTACAGTTTCAGACGACTATTATTAAACAAACAACCAAAAAGGTTCAATTATATTGGTATGTTCTTTGTTTAAAAAATTACCTATAATTATCAGTTGGCGTTCCGAATCTTCGGCATTAGACAGCTGCCATCATTTGGTGAAAATGGAGACTATAGTGTGTAAACTTGTCTGGGTGTCTCGTGGTAGCTAAAAGCCATCATTTGAACTCTAAGTGTCCCTTCTGCACGAAGTCTGTCAATAAAGACCACCTCTATCAAAGCCAATTGTTTCCATCCGTCATCtgaacttaacctgttagggctagggggcagtattgacacggccggataaaaaacgtatccgatttaatctggttactactcctgcccagtaactagaatatgcatagaattattggctttggatagaaaacaccctaaagtttctaaaactgtttgaatggtgtctgtgagtataacagaactcatatggcaggcaaaaacctgagaagattctgaacaggaagtggcctgtctgacaagttgttgttcatcttggctctttttattgaagactgaggatctttgctgtaacatgacacttcctacggctcccataggctctcagagcccgggaaaaagctgaatgatatcgaggcagccccaggctgaaacacattatcgcgtttggatagtggctggtcagagtactctgagactcaggctcgtgcacgagggcacgagatgtttttattttctctctctttgtacgtatacacgctttcccggtcggaatattatcgcttttttatgagaaaagtgtcataaaaattgattttaaacagcggttgacatgcttcgaagtacggtaatggaatatttagaatttttttgtcacgaaatgcgccatgctcgtcacccttatttaccctttcggatagtgtcttgaatgcacgaacaaaacgccgctgtttggatataactatggattatttgggaccaaaccaacatttgttattgaagtagaagtcctgggagtgcattctgacgaagaacagcaaaggtaataacatttttcttatagtaaatctgactttggtgagtgctaaacttgctgggtgtctaaatagctagccctgtgatgccgggctatctacttagaatattgcaaaatgtgctttcaccgaaaagctattttaaaatcggacatatcgagtgcatagaggagttctgtatctataattcttaaaataatttatgctttttgtgaacgtttatcgtgagtaatttagtaaattcaccggaagtgttcggtcagaatgctagtcacatgctaatgtaaaaagctgtttttttatataaatatgaacttgattgaacaaaacatgcatgtattgtataacataatgtcctagggttgtcatctgatgaagatcatcaaaggttagtgctgcatttagctgtggtttgggtttatgtgacattatatgctagcttgaaaaatgggtgtctgattatttctggctgggtactctgctgacataatcaattttttttttttttttttttttttttttatttagcagacgctcttatccagagcgacttcgtGTTCTAATTTTTCTCCGCTGGTCCCCcgtggaatcgaacccacaacactgGCGTCACCAGCTCCACGAGCCACGGaggttttgctttcgttgtaaagcctttttgaaaacggacagtgtggttagattaatgagagtcttgtctttaaaatggtgtaaaatagtcatatgtttgaaaaattgaagtttttgcatttgaggtatttgaatatcgcgccacgggattacactggctgttgagtaggcccatagaggttaaccaaacTATTAATCACAGTGGGgagatttaacctctatgggcaaggcgggacgacttcgtcccacctacgtaacagccacctgaattcagtggcgcgatttttgaatcgtttgaaatactattacttcaatttctcaaacatatgactattttacagctatttaaagacaagactctccttaatctaaccacactgtccgatttcaaaaaggctttacaacgaaagcaaaacattagattatgtcaggagagtgcccagacagaaataatcagacacccatttttcaagctagcatataatgtcacaaaaacaaaaccacagctaaatgcagcactcaccttttatgatcttcatcagatgacacacctatgacattatgttatacaatacatgcatgtctgttcaatcaagttcatatttatatcaaaaaacagctttttacattagcatgtgacgttcagaaaaagcataccccccgcaaacttccggggaatttactaaattactcacgataaacgttcacaaaaaacaacaattattttaacctgttagggcaagggggcagtattgacacggctggataaaaaacgttcacaaaaagcacaacaattattttaagaattatagatacattactcctctatgcactcgatatgtccgattttaaaatagcttttcggatgaagcacattttgcaatattctaagtacatagcccagccatcacggctagctatttagacacccggcaagattagccttcaccaaaatcctatttcctataagaaaaatgttcttacctttcctgttcttcgtcagaatgcactcccaggacttctacttcaataacaaatgtaggtttggtcccaaataatccatcgttatatccaaatatcctctgttttgttcgtgcgttctagacactatacgaatggtaaataacggtcgcggcgcatggcgtgacaaaaaatgtctaaatattccattaccgtacttcgaagcatgtcaaccgctgtttaaaaccaatttttatgccatttatctcgtagaaaagcgataatattcagaccgggaatctgaaataaactaaacagccgaatgaaatttctccacgggggcgaatcgtgcacgcgcctcattcaatggtcctctgatcggccacttggataaggcgataatctgtttcagccagaggctgcctcgtcatcgttcaggtttttcccgggttctgagagcctattggagccctgggaattgtcacgttacagctaagatccttactcttcaataaacagatgcaagatgcacgactccttgtcagacaggccacttcctgcatgaaaccttgtcaggtttttgcctgccataggagttctgttatactcacagacaccattcaaacagttttagaaactttagggtgttttctatccaaacctgaacaataatatgcatattctagcttctgagttggtgtaggaggcagttaaaaatgggcacatattttttccaaaattctcaatactgccccctagcccaaacaggttaaccaggCAGTGGGGAGATTTAACCAGGCAGTGGGGAGATTTAACCAGGCAGTGGGGAGATTTAACCAGGCATGTCGCAGTGTATATTTTAATACCCTATTGGCAGTAGTACATTTATGATGCTGCCACAGTGAAAAGAAGCGCTTTATAATGACTCTGCAAATTATACAGACATTGTGCAGACAGGTAAGCAGAGCAGGAAGAAAAGGAAAGATTAGAGTGGCGTTTCCACTCCAGCCTCTAGCCATGAAAACACTTGATCCCTTTTTGATGCATTGGATCCATTACTCCCCAGTGATCTCAAAGCACCACAAATGGCATCACCATACCATCACAGAAACAATAGAGAGAACTATGCAAAAAAATATAACCATGCTGTGTATACAATCCTTCTATCCAAAATTCTTTGACTTCTCTGGCAGACATCTATTCCCATGATACCGTTTGCCAATTTGCAATTTTAAAACCCGCCATGAAACAGCATCTGGTTTGGCCATCTCTAATGACATAACCTTTTCTTTTCTAGATGCCATCTACGACTGTGCATCTCTGTACACCAAGAACTACAAGATCTCTGGGGAGTACAAACTGCCTGCAGATGTCTTCCTGGGGACCCCTGAGATTAACGTAAGTGATAACCCTGGAACTACAAAAAAAGTTTTACATTCCCAGATCCCTGCTACATTGAAGTCTCTGTATAATGGCAGGTCTTCTGTGACATGGAGAGCAATGGTGGTGGCTGGACGCTCATCCAGAGACGCAAGGTGGGCCTGACCTCCTTCAACCGCGACTGGAAGCAGTACAAAAATGGCTTTGGCAACATCCGCGGAGACTTCTGGCTAGGCAATGAAAACATCTTCCGTCTGACAAGGCAGCCCAGCATACTAAGGATAGAGATGGAGGTACAAAGGACCAGTCCCCAGATACTGAGAGCAGTAAATAGATAACAACATGACTCTGACACACCCCACTCCTGAGGTAACTGGGAGGGTTTATCCAGGGCCAGGAGACTAAAGATACAAACACAGTAAAAAGAAAACTCATGGTCAAGTGGTAAACCTCTTGCTCCACCAAAAGTTATAACCGTAGTTCAATATTCTCAGTTGCATAGTTTTACCACAAGATGTGCAGCAAATATCTAAATCATGTAGTGTTTCTTTTGTCTGTTCTCCAGGACTGGGAAGGCCAGACCCGCTATGCGGAGTACAGTTACTTCACAGTGAAAAACGAGTTGAACAGCTACAAACTCTTCATCGCCAACTACAGTGGAAATGCTGGGGACTCTCTGCGCTACCACAACAACACCAACTTCAGCACCAAGGGCAAGGACAACGACAAATGTGTGGACGACTGTGCTTCATTACGCAAAGGTACAACAGGGACAAAATGCTTAACTCTGGTTTAACTCACTGAATTAACACCTTCAAATGTATTTCCAATGACTGCATTTTCACCGTTTTTCCCTACAGGTGGTTACTGGTACAACTGTTGCACTGACTCCAACCTGAACGGCGTGTTCTATCGTTATGGCGACCACAGCAAGAGCACAGATGGAATCAGTTGGTACGGCTGGCACGGGCCCAACTACTCCCTGAAGAGAGTGGAGATGAAGATCCGGCCACAGAACTTTCAACCATAAACTCTTCTGACTTCAAACTCTGGATGATGCGCATGCTTCAGATTTAACCAAACCTGAGCAACCAAATTGTCTTTCCCCTTTGTTATTGTCTGGAATATGTCTATGGGTTGAATGTGTTATGTGTTTAAACATGTTTGATTGTAAATTGtagttcattttgtatttatcaTTTTAATATTTTCTTTTCTTAAAAGCCTTAGCGAAGCCTCTTTACCACTGCTCCGTTAGGGTAAGTGAATGTTGCTTCCCTCTATCTTGTCTCATAGCAATAGGGTTTATTTATCAGTCATAACTCAAGCTGTGGTTAGGTTGATTACACGTATCGGGCAGGTATGACAatggaaaaaataaaataataataataataaatatatatatatatatatatatatatatatatatacacacacacacacagagatccatCAAGTGTGTTGCAATGTAGCTTTGTGAGCTACTGGATTGGGAACAACCACCCAAAGTACTTCCATCAGAAGTACATGACAGATTTTATTGTAAGAAAACAAACACTTATTTTGGAAATGTGTCTTTTGTAAAATGTGTACAGCTCTATATTATCTTGTTTGGTGGGATAGGAAATAAACATCTCTTTTTAAGAAAAGGTGTGTTGCTGATGGTAGTCAATGTGGTTTATTTGTCTAGCTGTCTGTCTTAGTTCAATATCATCAAATTATCCATGTACTCATCACAAGACGTCAATGGTTAGTAGGTTTGAGAAGCTACCAGTTGATCCCCCTCGTGTCTCTGATCAACCAATAACCATGCCTTTGCCTTCAGCCACCACTGAGCTCTGACTCACAGGTCACACTGACATTCATGCCACTAGGCAAAGGTCACATAGCCAAACTCCGGGGaacaagaccacacacacacacacgtttcccaTGATTGCCCATCATCATGTCAATGGCTTCTACAGCCACTGACAGGTCTTTACCACATTCAAAAACAATGACTTTGCAACTACCACTGAAATGGCACGTTAATGTAAGAGGTGAGGCAGTGTGCCCATTGCATACCTTAAGCTGGGTACACTGTCTGTGTATGTCCTTTAAAACAGGTGCCAAGGGCAGGATAGAGGAGATTCCAAATAAATAGTGGGTGCTTCCATTTGTGGCAGATGAGCGACATTCTTAAAAGTAAGTCCTTGGGAGCTTAGGGACGGTGATCAATGCTGAGAATAATTTAGGATAGATGACAAATTACAGAGCCATTCTATTGTATCTGCGGAGCTTGTTTCTCCACCAGTCCAAAAAGGTTTCCACCGGAAGCAGCGGAGTGAAGCTTGGGGTCCCAAGGAGAATGTGAGGTCCCAGTCCTCATTAATCTAGGAACCCTGTGGCCTGGTGTAACCTCTCGGATGTGTATTTGGAATGCCCCTGTGCTAATGGCTGACACGCTTCATTTCTTCCAGCCATTCACTGCGAGGTCTGCAGGGGACATTTTATAGTTAATTTACAGGGTAGCCTAACTTTCTCAAAGGGTTCTGCCAAAGCCTCCGCTATTTACAGTATATCAAGATATCGTGAAGTACTGAAGGAGAATTTGTTTTAGTGCCTCTTTTTCAGCGCCAGCAAAGGGACCAATCTCtaggtcccgtgtagctcagttggtagagcatggtgcttgttacgccagggttgtgggtttgattaccacgggggaccagtatgtaaATGTATGCAATCAATACTACAAGTCTGTataagagtgtctgataaatgacaaaaatgtcaaaGTATCTTAAAAGTCAAATTAAGGAAATTACTAAATCGATATGcagtcaaatattttttttttactcctaCAGATGCAGCTTAGCAGAAACTAGGCCTATGTATTCATAAAGTGTAAAAAACAAAAGAATATACAGTATAAGGCCAGAAAGCCTAAATGATAGTAAGTGCTTTTACTGTCAAGACAACATTTCAGAGTGTAGGCATATTGCATATGGATGATGTCAAGCATTGCACTCCTCTAGCATTTAGTGGCAATAAGTAATGCATAAGCAGCAAGAGCTTATTTACATGGCAAATCAACAAAAGACTTCACAGAATAGCATGCGTTTCATCAAGTGCCAAGGGATAGACACATCAAACCTGCATCAGTATCGGTTGGAAAGCATTTAGTGTTGAACCAACACACCAGTATCTCCACCATTGGTTCTATGTTAATATGCTTCATTCAGAGATAAAACAGTGTTGGTGGGTAATAATATAACTTGTTGCAGTACCATGAAAACCTATAATTCAACAAGTAAATGTTATAAAATCATCTGGAATGTGAGAACCCAATGACCTCAACTGACTTCCATCAAAATAAAATTGCTTTAGTCCTCAAATTGTATTAATTTATTGAGTGGAGTGATCAGCTACCAGACAGCAAAGGTGACAAGGAAAAAGACGTAGGCTCTTTTGAAAAGGgtaagaaggaaggaaggactcATTTTTAAGTATTTGAGCAGGGCCTTAGGCTTACCTAATGGTAAGTAATGGTCTAGACTGGTGGATTAACCCCAGATCGAGGCGCGTAAATAATTTTTGCCGACTCAAAATCCCTCATGCCTTAAGCCCCCCACATACCGTACGATTTTAGCAGTTTTATGCCACGATTTTCCCATCCCAGACAAAAGTTTGCAGAATGTGACAGAACTGTAGCAAATCGTACAATCTGGCCAGGTTGATATCAAGATTTTAATTGGGTAACACCGCACAGTGTGATGTAATAATCGTAAAAGACTGAATCCGACGTACAGTCTGCAAAAGACTTAATAGTGTATAGCCCCCGCATCTGGGCGGATGTGGAGCATCAAAGTCACCTTTAATTCCTAGGACAACGTGGATAATCGTTTCCGTGTCGGTAAATGCCTTCCACATATTTGCAATGCCTTAATGCTAAATAAATGAAGACCCATATGGTCTGACGAGACAACTTTGACATTACTTTTGGCTTACAAATGTCAAAATCAAGGTTTCATTGCTAGGCCCACCAACAACCAGCAACTGAGTTactgaatttaaaaatatatatttgggaATAGGGAAGGTGACAAGAAATGGGAAAATATCTTCAAAATTTCCTGACTTAAGTGTATAATGCAATGGCCCCAGAAATCTACTACACCAAAGTGATGGAATAGAACAGGCTACGTGGTGAACAGGAGTCATTTTATGGGAAATCTTGGAGAGGTGAGAACCAGATGGAGAGATTGAAAACACTGAGCTGCTGGCTCCCGTCATTCATCATCATCAAGGCGGGGAGAAATTGAAAACAGGCCACTGAGAGAACGCTATTCCAGACCCCTCGGTGGATGAAAGGGGGCAAACGCACAATTAAATGGCTGGAAAACAATGGCTGGAAATACAACACTAGCGTAAAAGACAAGGGCGAGAGGAGGGATGGAAAAGATGACAGGTGATATGAAAGTGCTATGGGATGAGGGATGTGTCAACCATTATTTGATTGGTGTAGTGACTCTCATAAAGGGGTGGTTAAATGTCCTAGAGTCATCAGTGGTCAGCTGTGTCTTTAGTGAGGCTTTTAGGTTCACAAATACACCAaaagaaaaacaaaataataGGTAATGGAAGAACTAAAACCGAAGTGTAAGCTATGAATTCGCATTGAGGTGGACACCTGTTCTGTGTTATAACTCAAAACAGACTCCAATTTGGGAAAGGTGAAGTCTGCCAATGCTACAGTGACTAAGCAAGAAACAAAAAAAAGCATTCGCTATGGCCGGTTGTTCCATTCATTGTGTGCGGTACCAGACAAACATTTGCTACCCTTTTCAGGAAACGAGGTGCATGTTgcaagtcacaacttcacagAGGAGCCATGTGTTTTTtgccagaaatgccttctggaacatgtgaacttttatgtgccttaataacaaacttgtatgtcatctgtaaatatgaataaaatagtTATATTACTAGCCTTATTGGTTAAGCCACATGCCACATGCCGAGAGAAGAGTTCGGATAGGTCTGCCATATcgaaggcttctgtctatttgagccggtcagtctgtgttggtcaTCCTGTCGAACgcggctttaaaaaaaatgtattgtgtagtggagatgcataagtgttgctctccactttctggaggatcgggTATgacagctaaagagatggagaaaacacctgtctctggattacatcttcaaactaagggcaaccgtggtatggcattcctgacagggagacgtgtccatcatgcatgatgatgtatacaggtaagatagtctagcgttagctagctacattttcagatcaaCGCTCctcattttgacagaaagtggtttcatttcaagctaaattgtactgttagctagcattagctggctggctccctagctgatgtTATTATTTGTATCCCAGAGCTGTTTTctgttctagttagagcctaatgttagctagctaacattgaacctggttggttagctaccagcagattcatgcagggtagtaacgacatgatttggcacCATGTTCATTGTGGTTTAACTAGCAAATGTTACCTGGgcggctcgttagctaacgttaagtgatgtgtgtgatcttacatattgtttacctagctaggttcattgctacctagctagctagctacatgtcttaagctaaagtctACAAcaaccgttgaatatggccggtgtcagtaaacattgcataaagcataatgaaattgttgccagctgagctggttaggctgttttcatgttatccagaggtaaacaaatcatcggcaagagtgtcaagtgtgcgctctgaatgctccgagagctaaacgagatgggtggggctaaagcttaagaggatgtgaacgatgctgaatgggtgtagacaaagtgGAGATCTTCATTACATACCAAAACAATTCAAAggcgattttctcaaaagtgagtttacaaggtgatcaactttcaaagcagaaatactttcccattgttcctcaaatgcagtgtatgatataccattttgtagctctgagtctctacttttatccaatgtaaaaaactacattttgctacata
The DNA window shown above is from Salmo salar chromosome ssa13, Ssal_v3.1, whole genome shotgun sequence and carries:
- the LOC106566950 gene encoding angiopoietin-related protein 7 yields the protein MSLRTVALSVTLLLLVLTEAWAQNPRKRLAPPKPPKAQCCDEVRSLKVQVANLTSLLEELGRKQETDLMNVVRQMIELDKQNRQQESRVTEAESKYSEINNQVEIMQLQAAQSVTQTTSDAIYDCASLYTKNYKISGEYKLPADVFLGTPEINVFCDMESNGGGWTLIQRRKVGLTSFNRDWKQYKNGFGNIRGDFWLGNENIFRLTRQPSILRIEMEDWEGQTRYAEYSYFTVKNELNSYKLFIANYSGNAGDSLRYHNNTNFSTKGKDNDKCVDDCASLRKGGYWYNCCTDSNLNGVFYRYGDHSKSTDGISWYGWHGPNYSLKRVEMKIRPQNFQP